Part of the Mangifera indica cultivar Alphonso chromosome 4, CATAS_Mindica_2.1, whole genome shotgun sequence genome, AAGAGTGAAGGGGTTTGGGGAAAGGATTTGTTGTACTACTAGCTTAACTTTCAAGGTTTGATAAAAAGGCAGTAGCTAGCATCTAacagatttaaaattatacatttaacAGATCATATTCTGACTGGCAGGCAGACTGAAGAATTTACCTTAAACATGATCACACTAGCCACAATGGTAAGCGATGTAAACATGACATAGTAAATTGGTGACACAACAGCTGTGTTAAAAGTGTCAAGTGCCTGCATTAGGAAGAAATATGTTAATGATTGAAGAAATCATAAAGACCAAAAAAATCTGAAACCACAGCATGCAGATCTTGACAGGGTTGGGGAGGGCAAATTGAAGGATGATTTTAGCGAGGTCCATGCAAGTACCAGATTGAAGGCTTACTTCAGGGTCCAACCCTCAAAagagcatatatatatacaagtttaaGGATAGGAATTTGGCAGACAGGTGCCAAATCTAGTAACTCAAAATATCATACATTCTGTCACAACATGATGTCTCACATTCCTGGATACAATATATAACCAAGTAGACCAAAGTGCTGGGTTGTCATTGTACTAAAGACATAAATATCCTGGCAACCACAGCATTGATTCACTCATGCCTCcacaaaaaaattgtaattttctttccaaaagGGGTTGTCACCCAACATTAAAGCCACAAAACCGGTAAGTCCTTCTAAACCACCAGTTTTTCATGAAAGTCGCTAGGAAAGCAGTTTTTGCTACCAGTCCTGGATGGTGAGTGTATGCAATTGtgaattacaaaataaaagcaGTCCAATATTATAAAGCTGATGAGAACTCAGCTCGAGCAAAACAAATAGAGCAATAGTCTTGAGAGAATTCCATTGCACAACCTATCATTCATAAACTGCATAAGGTTTGCCCAGCTCATGATTTTAGAAATTACTCTGCCCTACGAAACTGTAAAACCATATATCTGATCACGGCCAACTGCCTATAATCTAATTGATTCCAGCAAATCCATAATAATCTACATCGACCTCCGTTATTTACACTTCACCTCCCCAAGTCTaccatttaaatatataaaacagcCCTAttcacacaaaattaaaaaaaaaaaaaatcctactCTATAATTTTACTTTGCATGCCTCCATATGATTACATCACGTCATGGCATCTGGTAGCATATCTAACACATATAATAGACATTTGTTGCATCCCAAACCAAAAACAAACAAGTTAACATTGCGAAGAACAAAATGTATGGTCTATTACACTATAACCAAGAGATTCTTTGTACAGCATGAAGCTTTATGCTCTGCCTCAACCTGAAGAAAGCAATCCCCATAATAGCACAGCCTAAGGGATGAATATGCAATCAAAGATCCATCAATAAACCATTTCACAATTCCTCAAGTTCTTTTAGAAAATCTCATGCAAACCCAGTTAGTCTAGGAAAGCCAGAGAAGTTAATATGTCACTCCACTCAAGATTCGACTCCAATATTGAAAACCAGAAGATCTGAAGGAAAACTAAAGCTATGTAATTAAAAGCTATAACACTTCTCAAATCAGCATATTCATTTATTCACATAAAGTACACAGCTATGCTAAGCCCACTTCATAATCTTGCAGCATGGATGCCTTCTGAGGGCATTGGGAGATAGACCTCTACATAACCAGCAAGATCTACTACCCCTATAATAActatgttgttttattttataagatcCATCATTATCCAATGTGAGCAGAAATTTTCAGGCAAAGCATAAGCGATGTTTGTCACAAACATAACCACGAGGACTTTTTCACAAAACAAGACTCCTCATCATCATCTGTTCATCccaattttgttttagaaattgCCTATAATGGCTTTTTGTCTCACTTCCAAGATATCTCATGAATTTTAATGCCTTTCTTTCAAGTAGCCCTTCTCATTTGACAAAAGGGCCATTCAGTTTCCCGCTTGAGTAACTTAACAACAGAATCATTTGAACCCACCTAGTGTGATATACCAATACAGACAAGGACCACAAGCTTGCACATCAGGAGAATATCCTTACAAGTATATTGGGCATAAATAAGAACAGAGAAGAAACAGCCATTACCTtgttcaaataattcatttggGTAATCACACAAGTAATTACAATTAGAGTGAATGCCCATGTTTGGGGATATATTAGCTGATTCATTCCAGATAATGTTAACTTTAGAGCAATTCCTAGAGCTTTAACACTCATAACCTGTCAAAAAACACTGTCATTACAAACACTAGACAGGAAATGCAATGTTAAACACAAACACAATTAGAAAGTGCCAAAAATGAAGTACCAATACATACCGACAATGAACCTACAAGAGAACAGACTCCAATATAAGCCATTATGTGCGTCTGACCATACTCTGGGATAAATTggaatataatgataaatacaGCTGTTATGACCAAAGCCGCATACAAGAGAAAAGctggaaagaagaaaacaatgtCATCAAACTCATTGACCTgcaaatttaacaataattgcAGGCAAGAATGAATATATAGacaaatattttaagtaaataaacaCCTGGCTCTGTAGCAAGATTCCACACTTCTATTACAGATGTAATTTCACGTTCTTGAGGAGCATGCAGCACAATCGTTGTAGAGCCCACAACACAAAGTGCACAACCAAgaataccaaaaatatgtagTTTCTCATGTAAAATGATATAAGCAAGTACAGCACTACAAGAGAACACCATAGTCAGCACCAACCCATCACCAGCAAATCAAACCTGAATTTGTAACACATTTCTCTGTACCTGATAATAATGCTGAGAGCACCAAGCGGTGTAACCAATATAGCAGGTGCAAATGCATAAGCAGCAAAATTAGCAATTTCCCCGACAATCACTGTAAAATTAGCTTTTGCCCATCAGAATAATCATACTTCACAACAACCATAAACTGAAACAAACCAAATAGTTAACTCAATatagaaaatcaaaattagcAACTATTCCAATTAACTTCTATAAACTTACATCAGATATCAATAAGGAAACTGTTATGTCGGACACAAAATTCAATTAACAGTTTCATAATGTCTGGAAGTTCTCACACTAAAGTCATCCAAGGCCCATAAAGAATAAAACTTATGATATATTTTCTATTGCACTAATTTATACTCAAGGAAAGAGAAAACCAAACATTACTGGAAGTtgttaagtgaaaaaaaagataGTCAGATTAAACTCACTTGTTATCATGCCCACCCACCATAGTGGCTCATACAAGTAAGAATATCCTCCAACCCCTACAAAACAATCACCAATTCAATTTTAGAGTAACTTTATTCAAGATAAAAGCAAAAATTATACTAACAGTGACTGCTCAAGAAAACTAACACATATACATCTAGAGCACGTCACTATAAGATTATTGCATAGTACAAGCAAGCATATATCACAAATTACACAATGAAAAAGTTAATAAAGTCAAAAAACCATAAGtcatcaaccatttttttttgaaactggCAGCATGTCAGCATTGATTATGTACATTTTTAGAAAGCACATGAACTTCTCTTGCACACAAAATTCATTTATACAAGATACAGATCAGAAATGTGATTCCAGAGAAATAAAACTCCACAAAAATATGGCAAACCCAACAAAATTAGGACAATCACTTTAAGTTGTCTTGCCATTCAATGAAAAGAGGCGTCATCACATAAAAAACAGTACCAGTTTCAGGTTCACCGCATCAACAGATCATTTCTATATTTTACCAATCAATTTTCAGAGAAACAAAATAAGTACCACTGTACCAACAGAAATTTCCTAAAATTAAGCCCACAAGTTTTCATTTTACTAAATACCTGAAAGTTCAGAAccacaaagaaaaacaaaacaaatgccGCCCACCGTGTGAAAAGAAAGGCAGGTCAACTCGACTGGAACCAGTCCAGAAATTGTATCGGGGCAATTACAAcagaaaaactatttaaaaaacgaaataaatcaaACATACCTGCTCTAACACCAGAAGCACCCGCTTTCTTCAAGCCCTTCTTCTTAACAATGAAACTAGCACCAATAAACACACTGGACGAGAGAGCCAAAACCAAACCTTTTACGTTATCCGATGACATGCCATCTCTCCAGCTCTGACTTGTCGTTGCCACTGCTAAAGCCTCCGTTGCCGCCATTCACCGACTGCCGGATTTTTTAGTCAGTCGCAACAGTTCCGACAGAGACACCAAGTCCACTTCAACTCAGTCGATACTTAGTCGTTTCACCACAGAAAAGTGCTTCTCCGATATGATAGAAATGGAATCCTGATTACTAAATCTCTACGCAAAGATGGAATCCTAATTACTAATCCCTACTCAGGTCCAACAAACCAAGATCTTAAAAACACGATTGGAAAGATACAAATAAAGCTGTTGATATGGATTTGTCTTCAGTAAAATCCGACGTCGTTTCAATCAATCAAGATTACGTTTATCTTCCCCAGGTCCGGTTTCCACACAAAGGAGATCttgaataaatgaaataaaaaagatgtggaagaaaaactttaaactTCGGTCAATTCGACGTCGTTTGAAAAAAAGATGACTTTACTCTGTTTGAAGTTTGAACCGAGGGAGATCTTAGAGAGAAGAAGAGCGTTGGCTTgaagttgagttgagttgactAAGCGGTGACTCGAGGCGAATGGATCTCGGAagatttggaaagaaagaaagaaagaaaccagTGGAAAGAAGATTTGCGTTGCGGTGCGGTTGAATAAAACGGTGGCGTGTCGATGGATAGAGAGAAAGAGCGTTTGATTTGGGAAGAAAAACAGCTGTGAATGGGAAGTAGCATAGAAGGTGTGGAAAGTTTTGAAAGGGaagtcaaaagaaaaaatattaacttatttatttcatttaaataatatctcaATTAAAATACCAATAATATCCTTTTATTcgataattatatttacaaaactatATAATTATGATGAAGAAACTTAAttccatataataaaataccatattatttgtatacagaaatagttaattatttatattgtctGTTGTGTTAATTATGAATTCATAGACATGGAAGAAACTATCAGCTGGACTTATTATGAGGTTAACTTAATGGTCAAATTTTAAAGgcctaaaattaataagaatttttattgtattattagcgatattatttctataattactaatattatttgaaacaatcaaaaatttaaaacttattttacacattttaaaaaatcatttcctcgtctaatttcaattttataatgatttataGTGCGCCTATACTTTAATCAATTATGAAGggaaaatcaataaatttgagCTCCATTTACTTGGCCCGGGGTGGATTTTGGTTTGACTTGTGAGggcttttaaagtttataaggaGGCCGAAGtactatttttaatccaaattttgataaattttttaaaatcacatttataagattaaaaatttaaaatcttattttatttataagtcaattgtaattaaaaatttttgttagaaataaggaaaaaatcatcattttattaataatattaaaatatatataaaaaattcattatatttcttttataaattttaaaaactaacgattatacttttatttaaagtttttcaactttaaaaaatcattttttttcatcaaacttaaggttttttttctcccctcAGCCACAATCTCCAGCGTCGATGACCTCCCTTCTccactttaaaattttggttggcACATGATAGGACATGACGATCTCCCTCTCCAAATCTCTTTTTCGAAGATCTTTTTATTAACATGAATAGACTAatctctttgtctctttgtcCCCGACAAAGAGATTTAGAGAGCGAAGATTGTCGTGTATCGACCAATATTTTAGGGTGGAGAAAGGAGGTCATCAATGTTGAAAATAGTAGCgggagaggtgaagaaaaaaaaaatataataaattaaatatttttaatattattaataaaataataattttatcataatctcaaacagaaaattttaataatagttgATCCATAGGTAAGACTTTCAACTTTTTAAACcttgtaaatgtaattttaaaaatacatcataACTTTGGtgaaaataagtcctttggcctcatAAGAAATTAGTAATTCATTTTACAATTGATTATGCTTTCATTTTATGATAAgagacaatttatatatattcttgtgATTGAAAAATCTTTTAGTGATCAAGATATAAGCGAGATGGATCAATACATAATGGGTAACAAAAAAATCGAAAATTATAGAAATCTTgacctaatattttaaaaatatagttatcatATACTCTTATGCAACTAACTTCTAACactataaatatcattttaacattATAGGAAGGCTCTCATGATACCTTACAACTCTCTCTTTCATATTATTATCCAAAATTAAGATCTCACACTTAACATTAAAAGAACAACTTTTTAAGATTAATGAGAAGATTCTcatagatattttataattcacTTTTCAAGActtttatcaaaatcaaatactTATTAAAACGccgtatttgaaatttttgttcacatttcatcaaaacaatttctcaaaattgttaataatatgGCAATGATGGTggactctttaaaattttactttagtCCTAACCCTTGCTAAACTTATTTTATCACCCACTATACTGACAAGATTGATTCAGTGATCTCTGTtatgactattttatttttaagaaaaaaccttatattacgtaattaaaatgataatgatggtaattataaaaaagacaGTGAATAATTTTTAAGGCGCAATGACTATTCCTAGACCGaggataaacaaaaatttaaatatttactcgtttgttaaattttattattattattaaaaataaaattatcatttattaaaatattttaaaaaattaaaaatttattatatttttttctaagtttaaaatctaacaaatttttctttacttaaggtttgaaaaatcaacttttCCTTTAAAGTTTTTTCAATATACTACCAACATTAAGAGATGACAAcgttttttctctctcttgatttctcttttaattaagtttcattttttattatcatcgaTCAACTTTTGTTTCACTAATCAATGTATGACGAAACTAAGATCTCAATCCTTTCATCGTGCATCGatccataaaaaaaaagataactaATAATTAGTGATGGCCAATCATCATCGAAAAGGAGAGGAAAAactcttaaaagaaaaatacaatgaatttataattttttaaaatatttttattcaataataattttatctttaataaaaataataaaatttaatgaattggtacatatttaaaatttttataattaatataaaaaaaattgagtttacatccaactttaggtggaaaatagtcatctGGCCCATTTTTAATTCCAGTGGTCCTCTATCTGTGAACGCCTTCATCTGTTCGGTCAGTGCCATTACTCACTGGGCCAAACTCCTGTATTGTAAAGAAAACATCGTCAGATCTATCTGTCATTTCTTTCCTGGGCATTTGTTATGTTTACTGAATCATAATTGATGGCACCAATTTGTATTATATACTTCAAATTCAAAGCCAATGTTACAATTAAAAGCAtaacatttatttttccttattttatatatttttatatttaataaaagaagCTATTAAATAACTCCCCTAGTCTAATAGGAGGCATTGACGAGTTTTCATccttattttctaaaaaattaactttagcTGCTCAAGaactatgaaaaaaataaaatcaaatcaaaggcTTATATAGTCTAATATTTGGACATTGGTAACATCAAATAGTTTCTTTTAACAAGTAATATTAATCTAGAGTCGCAACTAACCATAATATAATACCTTACTTTAgttgattattaatataattattaaattaatgtaaagtatacaaaattatcaaattatttttaatttgttataattttcctttttcttattgaaagatagatatatatatatatataatatatataattgtatacccaaataatgatatatcatcatatgattaaataatactttatttttaatttaaaattaattaattatataataatatattattttttatatataaaattatatatattatttatgtatataatattactctaccACTATACCTAAAATTTGGATGTGAGTACTTTACCATACTGATGTAATttgaagattaaaattttttgtttattcaattaaaattacaagcTATCCAACCACACCACTATTGGCCACCACCTGTCAACACTGCTGCCAACTCATTGCCACCACTTGTCACCACCCACCACTAAAACGCTTTCAATCAAGACGGGATGAATTTGAGGTCAATTGACACAAAATCTTCCTCATTCAATTGGCCGATGATGTCAAGTTCCATTTGAATGTTTATGATCAGGACAAACCGAAATTGACCAACTCTTATGAAGGTGATGCTATTGTGACATCAATTTAGCCGTTGTTTGCACATCCCTTGAGCTTTTTATACGACCTCATCATTTTGATTGCTCCTCATCTTTGATTTGTAGTTGTTTTCCCCTCATGTCTTGATATCCTTGATTtggtttaatataaaaaaaaaaacattttattaaaattatattttaatattatcttatttttaccTATCAAtcacaataattatttgtatatattaattttataaacacgttaataatttatatcaattagtcatatatataatttatttttaagataataatttatttttataattaaatattattcaaacaaaatacacCCTTATAGTCATTCTTGAGATCTTgtgtgttatttttttaatctttttttttaaattacgaAAATATTAGCCTTTAAATCTTCTTAGAAGAATTAAATGAATAGTTTATGATTTAGATTTAGCAGCCAAAAAATACTACATTTAGAAAGAATTACACAGTATGATCCATTTCTGAGGAGCCTATTGAGTTTCTCCTTTTTACAAGTAAGTTTTAGAAGCCCATGGCTCATTGTACCAAAGTAGCATTTACGTGTAGAGCTAAATTTTGACAATCATATTTTGGTTGGCGCACCACCTAATATccataaatcaaattatatcttCATGGCCCCAAATTTCCATATTTGTTGCGGTCTGTGCCTGCCAATTTGGTATGCCATCTATGGTTTCTAATTTTTTACGAATTACCCAATATATGTCACGGGCTCAAATACTTTATGGGCCAAACAAATTTAGGTCAACTCCCAAACTTCTACTCGTTTCGGGCATAATCGGGCATAATTTATGCCCAAACCCAAAGTTAGGTAAACTTACAAGCTTATAAGGGTGTGTTTGGttgaagatttttaaaattaccttagtaatctatcttttatttctttgtttagtttatcagtaataaaagattacagtaatcttctattaccaatgctgacgtgacaagtaatacaagtggtaatctgattaacaccttcaccttaggtatttaaagattattaggataatattgaatttattatagaaaaattattatgtattaattttttgagatcaaaataaatttatttttaattaatatgaccaataatataaaaaatatttaaaaataattatattcaagggtatttaagtaaaataatttactagtaatcttttattacctttaaccaaacacaataattatttatatctataaaattttatcaaacatagtaatcattatatccagtaatcttctaagtaatctatcttcaagataatctttctatttcagtaatcaaatattacccaaaccaaacgccccctaatagttaaattttaaaattttttgttacggttaaaataaaacatcatttgaaaaaaaataataattttttatctcatttttctccttatttaaaaaattaacaattttcttttactaaaaatttgaaaagttagtttttttcCCTTTAGAGGGTTGTTTGGGTCTAAAGACttaaaaattaccttggtaatttatattttattactcacatcactttgtttagtttatcaataataaaagattacgataattttttattactaatattaatgtgacaggtaatatagataataatttgattaccacttttatctttgatattaaaagattaccaatgtaatattgattttattataattatattattatttattaattttttaagacaaaaataatttatttttaattaatataacaaataatataaaaaatatttaaaaataattatatttaagggtatttaa contains:
- the LOC123213866 gene encoding probable magnesium transporter NIPA4 gives rise to the protein MAATEALAVATTSQSWRDGMSSDNVKGLVLALSSSVFIGASFIVKKKGLKKAGASGVRAGVGGYSYLYEPLWWVGMITMIVGEIANFAAYAFAPAILVTPLGALSIIISAVLAYIILHEKLHIFGILGCALCVVGSTTIVLHAPQEREITSVIEVWNLATEPAFLLYAALVITAVFIIIFQFIPEYGQTHIMAYIGVCSLVGSLSVMSVKALGIALKLTLSGMNQLIYPQTWAFTLIVITCVITQMNYLNKALDTFNTAVVSPIYYVMFTSLTIVASVIMFKDWDRQNPTQIVTEMCGFVTILSGTFLLHKTKDLGDGTGMTSMSMRLPKHADEDGFRSEGIPLRRQDSIRAP